From Deinococcus planocerae, the proteins below share one genomic window:
- the lptB gene encoding LPS export ABC transporter ATP-binding protein encodes MRPELTAQGLIKTYGRRAVVRGVDFTVRPGEIVALFGPNGAGKTTTFYMLVGFIRPGGGSIRLGDRDVTRLPMHERARLGLGYLPQEPSAFRKLTARDNLLAILEYQRLSRAEQEGRADSLLAEFGLTHLANSYAYQLSGGERRRLELARALTTDPDYLLLDEPFTGVDPKSIREIQRLIRELRDRRGIGVFITDHNVRETIALTDRVYLMFDGEVKFEGTPAQFAADEDARRHYLGDDFEL; translated from the coding sequence ATGAGGCCTGAACTCACCGCCCAGGGCCTGATCAAGACGTATGGTCGGCGGGCCGTCGTGCGCGGGGTGGACTTCACGGTGCGGCCCGGTGAGATCGTGGCGCTCTTCGGCCCGAACGGGGCGGGGAAGACCACCACCTTCTACATGCTCGTGGGCTTCATCCGGCCCGGCGGCGGGAGCATCCGGCTCGGCGACCGCGACGTGACCCGCCTGCCCATGCACGAGCGGGCGCGGCTGGGGCTGGGCTACCTCCCGCAGGAGCCCAGCGCCTTTCGCAAGCTCACCGCGCGCGACAACCTGCTCGCCATCCTCGAATACCAGCGCCTCTCCCGCGCCGAGCAGGAGGGGCGGGCAGATTCGCTGCTGGCCGAATTCGGGCTCACGCATCTGGCGAACTCCTACGCCTACCAGCTCTCGGGCGGCGAGCGGCGGCGCCTCGAACTCGCGCGGGCGCTGACGACCGATCCCGACTACCTGCTGCTCGACGAGCCCTTCACGGGCGTGGACCCCAAGAGCATCCGCGAGATTCAGCGGTTGATCCGCGAGCTGCGCGACCGCCGGGGGATCGGGGTCTTCATCACCGACCACAACGTGCGCGAGACCATCGCCCTGACCGACCGGGTGTACCTGATGTTCGACGGCGAGGTGAAGTTCGAGGGCACCCCGGCGCAGTTCGCGGCGGACGAGGACGCCCGGCGCCACTACCTCGGCGACGACTTCGAGCTGTAG
- a CDS encoding phosphopentomutase translates to MLLTIIVLDSVGVGELPDAGRFGDAGAHTLNHTLAAAPVPLPHLARLGLGRVPTVQTSPETIPEGEVRGAFGRMREVSPGKDTSTGHWEFMGVQLQHPFQVFPDGFPPAVTDAFDAATGRGHLCNRPYSGTDVIRDFGEEHLRTGWPIVYTSADSVFQIAAHEDVVPLETLYAWCQAARDLLQGEFAVARVIARPFRGEFPFERVNEHRRDFSLEPPRTVLDALKEAGRSVIGIGKIPDIYAHRGFTEEIHTDNNADGIAKTLDRMRRAAQEGTDGLIFTNLVDFDAKFGHRRDPQGYSACLAQFDAALPDLLAAVPEDGALLIISDHGNDPTWHGTDHTREYGLLLASRPGMTGAVNLGERATFADVGATAAGVLGAAWEGPGESFWKALS, encoded by the coding sequence ATGCTGTTGACGATCATCGTGCTCGATTCCGTGGGGGTCGGCGAGCTGCCCGACGCGGGGCGGTTCGGGGACGCGGGCGCGCACACCCTCAACCACACCCTCGCGGCGGCCCCGGTGCCCTTGCCCCACCTCGCGCGGCTGGGGCTGGGCCGGGTGCCCACCGTGCAGACGAGCCCGGAGACCATTCCGGAGGGCGAGGTCCGGGGCGCCTTCGGGCGGATGCGCGAGGTGAGCCCCGGCAAGGACACGAGCACCGGGCACTGGGAGTTCATGGGCGTGCAGCTCCAGCACCCCTTCCAGGTCTTCCCCGACGGCTTTCCCCCCGCCGTGACGGACGCCTTCGACGCGGCGACCGGGCGTGGACACCTGTGCAACCGGCCCTACAGCGGCACCGACGTGATCCGCGACTTCGGGGAGGAGCACCTGCGGACGGGCTGGCCCATCGTGTACACGAGCGCCGACAGCGTGTTCCAGATCGCCGCGCACGAGGACGTGGTGCCGCTGGAGACGCTGTACGCGTGGTGTCAGGCGGCGCGCGACCTCCTTCAGGGCGAGTTTGCGGTCGCGCGGGTGATCGCCCGGCCCTTCCGGGGAGAGTTCCCCTTCGAGCGGGTGAACGAACACCGCAGGGACTTCTCGCTGGAGCCGCCGCGCACCGTGCTCGACGCCTTGAAGGAGGCGGGGCGGTCAGTGATCGGCATCGGCAAGATTCCCGACATCTACGCGCACCGGGGCTTCACGGAGGAGATCCACACCGACAACAACGCGGACGGAATCGCCAAAACACTCGACCGGATGCGGCGGGCGGCGCAGGAGGGCACGGACGGCCTGATCTTCACCAACCTCGTAGATTTCGACGCGAAGTTCGGGCACCGCCGCGACCCGCAGGGCTACAGCGCCTGTCTCGCCCAGTTCGACGCGGCCCTCCCCGACCTGCTCGCGGCGGTGCCGGAAGACGGGGCGCTGCTCATCATCAGCGACCACGGCAACGACCCGACGTGGCACGGGACGGACCACACGCGCGAGTACGGGCTGCTGCTGGCCTCCCGCCCGGGAATGACGGGCGCGGTGAACCTCGGCGAGCGGGCCACCTTCGCGGACGTGGGCGCGACCGCCGCCGGGGTGCTGGGCGCCGCGTGGGAGGGGCCGGGTGAGAGCTTCTGGAAGGCGCTGAGCTGA